The Ensifer adhaerens genome has a segment encoding these proteins:
- a CDS encoding probable addiction module antidote protein: MTEKLRTYDPATALVDDAEIAAFMADAFETGDVSYIAKALGVVARAKGMAEIARKTGLSGEQLYRSFSDCGNPTLKTTLAVMRAVCVDITANKGSGSPISEACGLRCHV; this comes from the coding sequence ATGACCGAGAAGCTCAGGACCTACGATCCGGCCACAGCGCTTGTCGATGATGCGGAAATCGCCGCATTCATGGCGGACGCCTTCGAGACAGGCGACGTGTCCTATATTGCTAAGGCTCTCGGTGTCGTCGCTCGCGCGAAGGGTATGGCTGAGATTGCGCGTAAGACTGGATTGTCTGGCGAACAGCTGTACCGCTCGTTCAGCGACTGCGGAAACCCGACGTTGAAGACGACATTGGCGGTTATGCGTGCGGTCTGCGTCGACATAACCGCAAACAAAGGTTCAGGAAGTCCAATAAGCGAGGCTTGTGGTCTGCGTTGCCACGTCTGA
- a CDS encoding Uncharacterized conserved protein, DUF736 family (manually curated): protein MTIGNANKGDTAMTDLVNFIRFNEDKTLSGNIASLAYDIDIVGEAFESTNARAPVYRLFAKTPRGRRVEIGGVWEKQNQSGGHYFTLTVNTGHGALNANLGRYPGQDDESLMAVIAWN from the coding sequence GTGACCATCGGCAACGCAAACAAAGGAGACACTGCCATGACCGATCTCGTCAACTTCATCCGCTTCAACGAAGACAAGACCCTTTCGGGCAACATCGCATCACTGGCCTACGACATCGACATCGTCGGCGAAGCCTTCGAAAGCACCAACGCCAGGGCGCCGGTCTATCGCCTCTTCGCCAAGACGCCGCGCGGCCGCCGCGTCGAAATCGGCGGGGTCTGGGAGAAGCAGAACCAGAGCGGTGGTCACTACTTCACCCTGACGGTCAACACCGGCCACGGCGCGCTCAACGCCAATCTCGGCCGCTACCCTGGCCAGGACGATGAAAGCCTGATGGCGGTCATCGCCTGGAACTGA
- a CDS encoding WGR domain-containing protein, predicted DNA-binding domain in MolR (manually curated), with translation MTTPPCSFYAERIDPSRNMARFYALEIVQDLFGAMWLERRWGRIGSTGQKKSELLQEEADLLKRMNALAHQKQRRGYRRK, from the coding sequence ATGACGACACCCCCTTGTTCTTTCTATGCTGAACGGATTGACCCGAGCCGGAACATGGCCCGGTTCTACGCGCTTGAGATCGTGCAAGATCTGTTTGGTGCGATGTGGCTGGAGCGCCGCTGGGGCAGGATCGGCAGCACCGGTCAGAAGAAATCGGAGCTTCTGCAAGAAGAGGCCGATCTCTTGAAGCGAATGAATGCGCTCGCGCATCAGAAGCAAAGGCGCGGCTATCGCCGCAAATGA